Proteins from a single region of Amycolatopsis sp. CA-230715:
- a CDS encoding site-2 protease family protein: MQRSAVRPSPVFFGILAATIAGGVLAAVGDQSTLFTLHHDPLIVGGVFILVIAGWALSLTLHEFGHAIVAFKGGDHEVALKGYLSMDVRKYTDPVFSLVIPLLLLAVGGIPLPGGAVWINNWALRSRAVSSWVSLAGPLTNLGFGIVLSVGVAYIPGIPIGLVCGLSYLALLQILTFVLNILPVPGLDGYGAIEPYLSPQARELGAKARPWAPLVLFALLLAVPFVRDAFFDLSRLVFDAIGGEATFANFGGSLFQFWQ, translated from the coding sequence GTGCAACGTTCCGCAGTGCGCCCCAGCCCCGTGTTCTTCGGCATCCTCGCCGCGACGATCGCAGGCGGGGTACTCGCCGCGGTCGGCGACCAGTCGACGCTGTTCACCCTCCACCACGACCCGCTCATCGTCGGCGGTGTGTTCATCCTGGTGATCGCCGGGTGGGCGTTGTCGCTCACGCTGCACGAGTTCGGTCACGCGATCGTGGCGTTCAAGGGCGGCGATCACGAGGTGGCGCTCAAGGGCTACCTGTCGATGGACGTCCGCAAGTACACCGATCCGGTGTTCTCACTGGTGATCCCGTTGCTGCTGCTCGCGGTCGGCGGGATCCCGCTGCCCGGCGGCGCGGTGTGGATCAACAACTGGGCGCTGCGCTCGCGCGCGGTGTCCTCGTGGGTGTCGCTCGCGGGCCCGCTGACGAACCTCGGCTTCGGCATCGTGCTGAGCGTCGGCGTCGCCTACATCCCCGGCATCCCGATCGGGCTCGTGTGCGGGCTGTCCTATCTCGCGCTGTTGCAGATCCTCACGTTCGTGCTGAACATCCTCCCGGTCCCCGGCCTCGACGGGTACGGCGCGATCGAGCCGTACCTCTCCCCGCAGGCGCGCGAACTGGGTGCGAAGGCGCGGCCGTGGGCCCCGCTCGTGCTCTTCGCGCTGCTGCTCGCGGTGCCGTTCGTGCGCGACGCGTTCTTCGACCTCTCGCGGCTGGTGTTCGACGCGATCGGCGGCGAAGCGACCTTCGCGAACTTCGGCGGCTCACTGTTCCAGTTCTGGCAGTAG
- a CDS encoding WhiB family transcriptional regulator → MRLDAEGRNLAPVVDWREDPAGELGELTDLFDPAEEQEWQDRALCAQTDPEAFFPEKGGSTREAKRICQGCEVKDECLEYALAHDERFGIWGGLSERERRKLKKRAV, encoded by the coding sequence ATGCGGTTGGACGCCGAAGGAAGGAACTTGGCACCGGTCGTGGACTGGCGAGAGGACCCTGCTGGGGAGCTGGGTGAACTCACCGATCTTTTCGATCCCGCCGAGGAACAGGAATGGCAGGACCGCGCCCTGTGCGCGCAGACGGATCCGGAGGCGTTCTTCCCCGAGAAGGGCGGTTCCACCCGTGAGGCCAAACGGATCTGCCAGGGCTGCGAAGTCAAGGACGAGTGCCTGGAGTACGCGCTCGCCCATGACGAGCGATTCGGTATCTGGGGCGGTCTTTCCGAGCGCGAGCGGCGGAAGCTGAAGAA